The Mobula birostris isolate sMobBir1 chromosome 1, sMobBir1.hap1, whole genome shotgun sequence sequence TCACAAGAAAAAATTGCAAGAACAAGCATTACACTCTCTGGAATGTAAATCTTTGGAGACAGTTTGATCCATTTTCAAGATAGTAAGGGGAACTAATAGTGAACTGATAAAAACATCACCTATCAAGATAAACAGTTTGAAAGGAAAATTTTCCAATATTTAGCAGCATTCTAAGTGATTGCCAGAGAACTGATAGAGAAATCTAGAACGATTGTCTAAAATTAGAGCAGTCAGTCAACGTGAACAGGGTAGTAGGTTTGTTACTTTCTGCCATAAATGAGAACTGAAGAGAGTAGTAAAAGAAATGCAAGTCCTTTGAAGACACATGCAGGGTTAATTCTAACAAGGAATAGATATACACATAACCTGATTGCAGATCGTAATAGGCAAACCAACAATCATGAAGAAGCTGCAAAAATGTGCATTCCCTTCGTATAGATGCTTGCAGGGAATACGAATAAGAAAATGGGTCAATTGCTGTTGATGTGGATGACGGAAGACAACCTCACACTGATTCACACTGGCCTAGTTAGGAAGGAGTAAAATGGAGTTAATAGAGAACAGCATGATTTAGAGTTGAATTCTGCGGAAAAGTAAGATATTAATTTTCAGAACCTCTCAGTAAATAAATTGGCTGCTGCATATGCCTAAATACTGGTCTGGATTATTCGTGCTCTGTGATGAAAAGACAATTCTCATCAATGATCTTTAAGAAATCTACTCAAGATGTGCAGTTATTAGTACGGCATGAATTTGATTTTAACTCACATCACTCAACAGAATCTGTAGCAATCCACTAGTAATGGCATCTGTGAATCAGATAATTTTTTGAACAACTTACATAAAGTAACAATGATTTAGCACAGTGGATTTAGATAGAAGGCGCATAAGTGAAAATAACATTAAATTTCACATAATTCAATGTTAGTTGCATCACATCACTCACGGGGAAGTTTGCAGATGGCGGTGTCCACCATAATGGGCCGAAAGTCAAATATAGATGAATCAGAGTACAGGAGGGAGACAGTCTAGTGACACAGTGTCATGAAAATGATCTTTCTCCCAATGCCAGCAATGAAGAGCTCTTCATTAACTTTGGGGGCGGGGAGGGAGCATTGCAGATGCTCCCGTCTACATCAGTGTTGCTGAGGACAAGAAGGTTGAAAGactcaagttcctgggagtgaaCATCATCAATATCCTGGCCAGATCCAACTACCATAGCCAAGAAAACATACCAGTACCTCTACTCTCtcaggagagtaaagaaatttggcaccatgagaaactgcagaaagatgtggacagctcagcacatcaaatACCAGATTCCATggaccctgtctacacttctcactgccttggtaaagtgGTCAATTAAAACCATACCCACCCCAGTTATTCTGTCTTCTGCCCCATCCCAGTGAGGAGAAGATACAAATGTCTGaaaataccaccaggctcaatgacaaattCTATCCTATTGAACGGTCCCTCAGTACAGATTACAGCTGTAAGCCAGTATACCAGTTGTATTACTGACTGTACTCTGTGTGCTGAGATGTCACATTTTATGGATAATGATCATTTTGTCATTTTGCAACCACAATTTATGAGCTACTGGCTGCATTTTATCAGTTATCTATTGACTGTCACCTCTGCACGAGTAAATGCTACAGAAAGCCTTTCAGCAAAGCAATGCATCACTTCCATGGATACAATGATCTTGATTGGCCTGTTATTTTCTAATTCCTCTTCGTGTTAAATCAAATGTTAAAACGTACGAGTTACCTTCCATTGTATGCTGCAAATTACAATCAATTCCCTCAATCTAAACTCCCCACGCCCCCAAACAGGCAAGGAATTATATTCTAAGTGTGGTTAAGTAATTAAAAATTGCCCCAATATCGTACACCTCTTATGAGGATAATATTCAGTTAAGAAAAAAAAGTAGAAGCTTCCAtctaggtcaaatttgaagacagaatataatattaatggtaagactcttggattAGCgaaatcttggggtccatgtccatagggaactcaaagctgctgcgcaggttgtcaGTGTTGTTCAGagggcgtatggtgtgttggccttcatcaaccgtgggattgagtccaAGAGCCATGAgggaatgttacagctatataagaccttagttagaccctacttggagtactgtgttaagttctggtcacctctttacaggaaggatgtagatactaCAGAGTGCAGagcaggtttacaaggatgtcccCTGGGTTGGAGAGCAAGCATTAtgaaataggttgagtgaacttggccttttctcctttgagcaacggagaatgagaggtgacctgatagaggtgtataagacgatgagaggcattgatcgtgtggatagccagaggctttttcccagggctgaaatggctaacatgagggggcagagttttaacagggatgtcaggggtatgtttttcacacagagtggtggctgtgtggaatgcactgccagcgaaggtgatagaggtggatacaatagggtcttttaagagactctttggtacatggagcttagagaaatagagggccatgcggtagagaaattctaggcagtctctagagtaggttacatggtcggcacaacattgtgggctgaagggcctgtaatgtgctgtagatttctatgattccatCCAACTGAGTCCTCTAAGTAGTTGATTTAAGATTGAGGAGGGCTTTGAAGTTTTTAGAATATCAAGCATTGAAAAACCGAGTCCAGTGAGAAGTGGTTGTTTGTAAGAGAGCGCAACACACAATTATTTGCTAAAAACAGGAATGCACTCTCCTGCACGGAACAGTGCTTTAGAATGTTCTGTAAATTTAAGTTTGCCAATTACAGAGTTATTTTTACTAAAAATGACCCGATTTAGATGTTTCCAGCAAAACAAGTTTCGGCAATGAAAGCATGCTACTAATACTCTGTGATTCAGCCAACCTAAACTACACCAAATCATTTAATAATTAAACCCTACCACCGTCGCTGACCGCGGTCTGGACACCACACTCCGCCTCCCCGTCTCTTCTCTCCTGCCAGACCAGAGCTCCGGCGCCGATGGGCGTGACGATTTCGCAGTCAATCAACCGGATACGTGAACCTTGCCCAGACCGCGCCCCCGTCACGATAACGAGCCTTTGAATGAGTGACGCGCGCAAGACAGGCTCTATAAAAACTCGCGCGGCACGAAGCGGCTGCGATTACTGGGTGCAAACTCCAATTGTAATTATCGCGAAGTGCTGAGAGTTGTGGCGGAGTCCGGTGAAACCAGCCCCTTCATGAGTAACCTATATAACCTGGATTCACGCTGCGTCTCGCCATGTTTCCCCATGTTTTCCCTCGAACCAGCTAACTTCTACGAGGGTGTCAGTGGTGGGGTGACTTTGACCAAGGCGGACCGGGGAATGTGCGAGGAAAGAACAAGCCTGATTGATCTGAACCCGGCAGGTGCCATCTACGACGACGAGAGTGCGATTGATTTCAGCCCTTACGTAGTGGAGCCGGTGTCAGGCTCCCAGCTGGAGCTCTACAACGACGATTTGCTGGCAGATCTGCTCGCCAGCACCAACAAAGGGGAGAAGTCTCAGCCCGATTATGGGTACCTGTCCCACACAGCAGTCAGTCCAATGATGAATTCTGTCACTGGGATGTCTGCTTCGACAGGTGACCACTCGGAAAGGGACCCGTTTGCTGCTCAGCTGCGGAACAGCTACGATCAAAGACTGGACTTATCGAAAGTGGTGGTTAAGGAAGAGAGGGACGAAAACATGGAAACTCCGCTGCACTCTCAAATCGCAGCCTGCGCGCAAACCACCGTGCACTTGCCCACGGGGCAGCCGACCCCGCCCACCAGCCCGGAGCCTAGTTCGTCGAACTCTCACGGTAGATCGGTCCCTGGAAAGGAAAAATCCAAGAAGTCTGTAGACCGACAAAGCTCCGAGTACCGACAGAGGAGAGAAAGGAATAATATTGCCGTGAGAAAGAGCAGAGATAAAGCGAAACGGCGCAACGCagaaatgcaacaaaaactaattgaact is a genomic window containing:
- the cebpd gene encoding CCAAT/enhancer-binding protein delta is translated as MSNLYNLDSRCVSPCFPMFSLEPANFYEGVSGGVTLTKADRGMCEERTSLIDLNPAGAIYDDESAIDFSPYVVEPVSGSQLELYNDDLLADLLASTNKGEKSQPDYGYLSHTAVSPMMNSVTGMSASTGDHSERDPFAAQLRNSYDQRLDLSKVVVKEERDENMETPLHSQIAACAQTTVHLPTGQPTPPTSPEPSSSNSHGRSVPGKEKSKKSVDRQSSEYRQRRERNNIAVRKSRDKAKRRNAEMQQKLIELNAENDRLHKKIEQLSRELSIMRNFFEQQPNAASFLNTSSDCR